The Lacticaseibacillus rhamnosus DNA window GCTTTGCCGTGTGGGCATACTGCCGCGTGCCTGCTCCGGTGATAAGTAATGGACAGAGCCTAACAGAGAGTTGGTCATCGTCATTGAATTTTCCGATAACGCTACCGCAATGCCAAAATCGGTAATCTTGGCGTTACCATCCGGATCAATCAAAATATTTTGCGGTTTTAAATCACGATGGATAATATTGTGGTCATGCGCGGTCTGAACGGCTGACAAGATCTGTTCCATCATATCGACAACGCGTTGATAAGGAATCGGGAAGTGTTCAACGATATAGTGTTTCAAATCAGAGCCTTTGACATACTCCATCACCAAAAACTGCTGGCCGTGACTTTCACCCACATCATAAATCGACACAATATTGGGATGGACCAATTCACTTGTCGCCATGGCTTCACGCTGAAATCGGCGCACCGTATCCGGGTCATTTTGAAGATCAAGCCGTAAAACTTTGACCGCAACATCACGGTCAAGGATCAGATCGCGTGCCAAATAAACGTTGGCCATACCGCCTTCGCCTAACGTTTTGATGAGCTTATAGCGTTCATTTAAAATCGTCCCCGGCTCGATCATGACGGTTCCCTCCGATCCTGATGAATGATCAAAGCAGTGATATTGTCCGGACCCCCGGCAGCATTAGCCCGTAGAATTAGCTCCTGGGCCTTGCTTCCAATTGGCATATCCTGACGTAAAACTGCCGCAATGGCTTCATTATCGACCATATTCGTTAACCCATCCGAGCACAGCAGCAAATAATCATCAAATTCCATATCATAAATTGTCACATCTGCGTCAACATCGCTGCTAACTCCCAGCGAACGGGTGATCACGTTGCGTTGGGGAAAACGTTTGGCTTCTTCAGGGGTTAATTCACCATGTTTGACCAATTCGTTAACCAAACTATGATCCTCGGTAATCTGAACCAGATGCCCGTTGCGATATAAATACCCGCGCGAATCCCCGATATTGGCAACGACAAAACGGGTACCGCTAATGATCACTGCTACAACCGTTGTACCCATACCAGATAAGTCAGTATATTGTTTAGCCTTTTGCAGAATCATGTCATTTTCCTGCTGCAACTCAAAAATAAGCCAGCGGACGATGGACTCAATCTCGGCAGTGTCGGTTTTTTCAAAAGCATAGCCGAGATGGGAGACGGCCATTTCACTCGCCACGTCCCCGCCGCGATGGCCTCCCATTCCATCAGCCACTAAAGCAAGCGTGGCCTCAGACTGATTCTTAAAGATGCCAACATAATCCTGGTTATTTGGCCGGCGCCGACCAATATCGGTGCGATAAGCAAACTCCATACATACCCCTCATTTACGGCGAATCAGACTGGCGATGAAAAAGCCATCGGTATCATAATCGTCGGGAAATAATTGCAAAGCTGGTGCGCCATGCGTTTTGGCAAGTGGTTTTAGCGTCAAAACAGGTACCTGTTCGAACTCGGGATGCGTTGCTAAGAAGTGGGCCACCACATCCTGATTTTCCTCTTTTACCATTGTACATGTACTATACGTCAAGCGGCCACCGATTTTTAAAGTAGGTGCAACACTATCGAGAATCGCCAACTGAATTTTTTGCAGGTGTTGCAAGTCTTCAGGCTGTTTTGTGTACTTGATCTCGGGTTTACGCCGAATGAGCCCTAACCCGGAACAAGGTGCATCTACTAAAATTTTATCGAAAGACTCAGCAGCAAAGTTAGCCGCAACCTGACGCGCATCCATCACCTGTGCCGCCACGCGATCATCAAGGTCTAACCGCTTAGCATTTTGTTGAATCAAGCGGACTTTATTGGCGTGCAGATCCAAGGCAGTGACCCGCCCGCCTTGGTCAGGATCCAGATACTGGGCAATGTGCGTGGTTTTGCCGCCAGGAGCTGCACACGCATCAAGAACCTGATCGCCTGGTTGTACATCCAGACTCGGCGCCACAAGCATCGAGCTTTCATCCTGCATGGTATACAGACCGTCCGCAAATTCCCGGGTGCCAGCTAAATGACCGCCCGGCGCAACTAGGCCAACTGGCGTGAGCGGACTTTCTTTTAACGCTGGAAATTGAGGCTGCAACGCCTTCAACAAAGCTGCCGCCGTTGTTTTCGTTGTGTTGACGCGAATCGAAGCATGGGCCGGCTGGTTAATGGCTGCTAGAATCTTGGCGGTCTTTGTCTCGCCTAGCTGTGCTTGCAGCTTTTTTACCAGCCAAACCGGCGTACTGCTGGTAATCGCCAAGCGTTGAATCGGATCAGCAATTGTCATCGGATCGGGGTAACCACTGCGCTGTGCCTGCCGTAAAACACCGGTCACAAATTTAGCCACCCCTTGATGGCCTAATTTTTTAGCGATTTCCGTACTGTCAAAGAAAACCGCTCGTGCCGGCACCTTATCTAAATACTGCAGCTGATACACTGACGTCTGCAACAGACAACGCACCCAAGTATCTAATTGTCGTGTTTTAACAAACGGCGCCAAAAGATAATCCAGCGTCAATTGGTGCTGAATCACGCCATAGACAATGTTTGTCAGTAAACCGGCGTCACGCGAATCCAGCTGATATTTGGTGATCACGTGATCGAGCGTCAGGTTGGAATAGCCGCCTTTACCCATGACGCGGGTTAAGGTTTGAACGGCTAACAGTCGCGGATTATTCGGGGTCATCGGTGATCACCTGCTGTCCCACGGTTAAATCGCGGCCAGGGCCGTTCAAATAGTCCGCAATATGCTGTTTGCTTTTCCCGGCTGGCTGGAGCTCATCAATTTGAAAGGTACTCTGTTTGCCCGCCGCGATGACGAGTTGATGCTTGCTGCGTGCGACCACGCTGCCAGCAGGCAAGTTTGTGGTCGCAGTTAATGGTGTGATGGCCCAAAGCTTGGTTCGTTGGCCGTTCATATAAACATACCCGCCGACTTCTGGCCGCAAACCACGTACCCATTGATCCAATGCTCGCGCCGACAAGTGAATATCAAGGTGCTCCTGCTCTTTGGTGATGGTCGGGGCAAACGTGACTTTCTCGGGATCCTGTGGTGTACGGATGGCGGTTTGGTCAATAATCTTCGGCAAGGTTGCCAATAACAAATCACGGCCCAATAAAGATAACTTTGCAAACACAGTGCCAGTATCGTCTTGGCGGGTTAACGGCAACTTCGCCTGCGCAAACATATCGCCAGCATCCATCTTCTTAACCATTTCGATAATGGTGACGCCGGTTTCAGCATCCCCGTTGATAATGCTGTACTGAATCGGTGCCCCACCGCGATACTTCGGCAGCAACGAACCATGGACATTCACAGCAGCAATTTTGGCTGCTTGTAAAAATTTGGTCGGCAAAAATTGCCCGTACGCCGCCGTCACAATAAGATCCGGCGCTAAGGCAATCGCCTGCGCCAGCTCAGGACTGCCGCTAAGCTTTTCTGGCTGTAAAACCGGAATGTTATGAGCGACAGCTGCTTGCTTGACCGGGCTTGCGGCCAGTTTCTGCTTACGGCCGACTTTACGATCCGGCTGCGTCATCACTGCCACCACGTCATAATGCTGGGCAATGAGGCCTTCAAGGATCGGGACGGCAAAATCAGGTGTTCCTAGAAAAATTACTGAAGTCATGTTTTCCTCCAAACGATCGATTCGATATGATGCGTGATACCCTTCGTTGACAACAACTTCAAACAAATGATAGCGGTTCGGGATCAATGGTTACCTGAAATCCTTGCCGGCTGCTTTGTTGCGTTTCTTCAAGAATATGTTGCAAGGTTTTGGCTAAGGCCGGTTCATGTTTATATTTTAAAACGATCTGATAAATATAGCGATTCTTCAAGCGTGCAATCGGTCCGGGCGTTGGTCCAAGCATGATTACCTGATCAGACAACTGTGCGCGCAGTTCTTTGGCCAAGGAAAAAATTGCCTTCGCTGCCTGCGTTTCATCTGGATGACTAACTCCAATCTTAGTTGAAAAGAAATATGGTGGATAGTTGCCTTGGTGGCGCACCGCCATCTCCTGGCGAAAGAAGCCTTCGTAATCCTGACGTTTGGCGTACTGAATGGCGTAATGATCCGGATTAAACGTCTGCACAAACACTTCGCCGGGTTTATCGGCCCGCCCAGCTCGGCCACTTACCTGAGTCAGCAATTGGAACGTCTTTTCACTGGCTCGGAAGTCCGGTAATCCCAGTGACGTATCGGCATTAATGACGCCAACCAAAGTGACATCAGGAAAGTCCAACCCTTTAGCAATCATCTGAGTGCCGAGTAAAATATCGGCTTGATGAGCGCCAAATGCATTCAAAATTCGGGCATGTCCCCCTTTTCGCCGCGTGGTATCAACATCCATACGTAAAATGCGTGCGTTTGGGAGTAACGTCTGCAATTGGGCCTCGACTTTTTGGGTGCCGGTGCCATAATAGCGAATCTTGTCCGATCCACACTGCGGACAGCGATGCGGAATTGCTTCTTCATGGCCGCAGTAGTGACATTTTAGCGTGTGCGTATCCATGTGCAACGTTAGACTGATGTCACAGTTAGGACACTTTGCAACGTAACCGCAATCGCGACACATTACAAAACTGGAGTATCCGCGCCGATTTAGCAGCAAGACGCTTTGTTCATGCCGCTCCAGACGCACCTTCAACGCATCTAACAACGGCGCCGAAAAGTCTTCTTGAGCCCCCTGCGCAAACGCTTCACGCATATCGACAATGTGCACCGGTGGCAATGGCTGATCGTTAATCCGCTGCGGCAAACGTAAAAGCGTGTATACGCCTTTTTCCGCCCGCGCACGGGATTCCAACGATGGCGTGGCCGATCCTAATACAACCGGCGCGTGATGAATCTGTGCGCGCTTCAGTAAGACATCGCGAGCATGGTAACGCGGTACCGAATCCTGCTTATAGCTGGTTTCGTGTTCCTCGTCCATGATGAACACGCCGATATGCCTGAGCGGTGCAAACGCAGCTGAACGCGCACCGACAACCACTTGCGCCTCGCCACGGGCAATGCGTCGCCATTCATCATATTTTTCGCCATCAGACAGGCCGGAATGCATGACGGCAACATGCATCCCGAAGCGTCCCTTAACCCGATCAACCATCTGGGGCGTCAAAGCAATTTCGGGCACCAGCATGAGCGCGGTTTGCCCCGCCGCCAGCACCTGCGCAATCACCTGTAGATAGACTTCGGTTTTACCTGATCCCGTCACCCCTTCAAGTAAGAAAGTTTTCGGCTCTTTTGCTTTCACGGCTTGATTGATCGTGTCCACAATCTTTTTTTGATCGGCCGTTAATGGTAAGGGTTGCGTTAACGGTTGATGCCGAAGTTGCGGATAAGGATCGCGGTAGGTTTCATGGGCTTCTAATTTCAACCAGCCTTTCGCCGCGGCCTGATTAATCGTTGCTTTTGTTAACTTAGTGTGATGTTCCACATCCGTCAGCAATGGTCGTTCATGTTTGGCCGCCCAGGTTCCGATCAGGTCAAGCAATTGCAATTGTTTCACGGCATTTTTGCGTGTTTGTTGCTTTTCTGCGGCAACTTGCTCAGCTGACAATTGGGGAATGAGGTAGAAAACCTGTTTAACCCGGGCGCGATCTTTTTTAACGTAAGAAATGGCCACTTTTTCAGCCTGTGCCAGTTTCATCAAAGCAACCTGATCCTCATCAGAAAGCGTGTTGAAGGCGACGCTATCCGCCTGACCAAAATAGCGGGCTTGCTCCTCAGCCGACAATGCAATCGGTTCGGCAATTTTAACCGCATCAATTTTTAACATGGTTGGTAACATGGTTTGCATGCAGGCAATCCAAAAAGAATAAGTGGTTTCTGCCAGCCATTTCGATAGCGCCAGCATTTCCTGATTCAAGACCGGCGCGGGATCTAAAACATCCAGCAGCGGCTTGAGTTCACCGGCATACTCGCTTTGATCGGAAAGTGCGACAACCATCCCGCTGACTTTCCGCGCTCCTTTTCCAAACTGAACCCAAACACGCATCCCGGGTTGAAGCGCGCCATCGAGTCGTGGTGGCACAAGATAATCAAATGGCCGGTCTGTTTGCATGGTCGGAACATCCACAATCACTTTGGCAATGGTTGCCAAGCGCTCACCCCTTTTGTTTCGGTAACATCCTTGTTAATTGCTCAATTAAAGCCACGGCGACTTTTTGCTTCGTCATTTCCGGCAGCGTCACCGGTGGCTGATCAGGCCGCAAAAAAGTGACCGTATCCGTATCGGCATTAAACCCATGGGTCGCATCGACTGGATTGGCAACGATCATGTCGGCCTTTTTTTTCGTCAGTTTGGTTTGGGCATTGGCTAACAAATCATTGGTTTCTGCGGCAAAACCGATGACTACCTGATGGGTTTTCTTTTGCCCCAATGTCGCCAGAATATCCGGATTCTGGACCAAGGTCAACGTCAAGCCGCTGTTAGCATCGACTTTTTTTATTTTGTGGTCGCTAATCGTCGGCGCGCGATAATCTGCAACCGCCGCCGCCATAATAACTGCATCGGCATCCGGAAAATCCGCCAAAATTGCATCGGCCATTGATTGGGCACTGGTCACCGGCTTCACGGTCACCCCAGGGACAACAGGCAGCTCTCTAGTGGTCACTAAAGTCACCGCTGCACCAGCACCAGCCGCGGCGTTGGCAATGGCGGTGCCCATTTTACCTGATGAGTCATTCGTTAAATAGCGCACCGGATCTAGTCGTTCTTTTGTCCCACCGGCCGAGACAATGATACGCCGGCCTTTTAACCGCGGCTCGGCAAGGTTTTCAAGAAACAGCGCAATCTGATCCGGTTCAGGCATCCGTCCGACTCCGGTATAACCCTCAGCCAATTGTCCGGTAGCAGGTGGCAGCAGACGATAGCCTTGTCTGCTAATCAGCCGCGCAATATTACGCTGCGTTTGTGGATTTTGCCACATTTGATCGTTCATAGCCGGGACCATTAATTTAGGGGCAGTCATTGCTAGCAGCGTCGTGGTAACAACGTTGTCAGCTAAACCGGCCGCTAGCTTTGCCAAGGTATTGGCGGTTGCCGGCACAACGACCCCCAAATCCGCCCAGTGTGCTAAAGCAACATGCGCCACGTGTTCCGGATGATCAAACTCATGTCCGTCCGTCAACACAGCATGTTTACTAACAATGGCCAACGTTTCAGGAGTCACGAACTTCTGCGCACTGGCCGTCATCGCAACTCGGACGTCATACCCGGCTTTGACTAACGCGCGCACCAACAGTGGTATTTTATATGCCGCAATCCCGCCAGTAACAAACAAGGCAATATGTTGCTTTTTCATGAGGCACCCCTCTTACATTTCGTAGTAGCTTTATTATAGCAAACGTGAGCCAAGTTTCCGGTCATGGCGATTAAACCAACTCGGCAAACGCATATCCATTAATGGTCCCAAAAATATTGCCATAAAAAAAGAGCAACCGGTTGTTCTGCTTACCGTTGCCCCTTACTTCAATGGTTTGTCTTTTAATCCTTAATCTTTGTGATCGAGTTTTTCGGCATCCCGTTCAAGCATCTTTGATTTTGGATCAATAATCACGTCGCCAGCAGCAATTTCTTCAAGCGCTTTGCCGACACTCTTATCTGATTTATAATCGGATAACATTTTCAAATCGCCCGCTTCAAGTTCATGTGCACGCTTGGCTGCCAAAACAGCAAGTGAATAACGTGAGGGCACCTTTTCCAATAACTTGTCAATTGAAGGATAAATAATCATGTGATGAGACTCCTTTTTTCATAATCGCCAATTTGCCAAGTCGCAAGTTGGCGCTCTATTATCTAGCTAAATCGGCACTCGCCAACATACCTTTGTAGCGGTCAATGACACGCGGAACACGTAAATGTTCACTTTCGATGATGCGCTCAATCCGCTTGACGGCCAAATCCACTTTGTCGTTAACCACGGCATAATCATAATTTTCCATCATGGTAATTTCGGAAGCCGCCTTGCGAATGCGCTTATCGATGGTCTCGTCGTCATCCGTACCGCGACCTTTCAATCGATGGCGTAATTCACTTAAATCCGGTGGCGTCAGGAAGATAAACACCCCATTGGGACACTTCTTGCGCACCTGCATTGCACCATTGACTTCGATCTCAAGTAACACATCACGCCCGGACTCAAGCGTTTCATTAACGTATTTCAGTGGCGTACCGTAGTAGTTGTCGACATACTTCGCATACTCAAGCATACCACCTGTCGCGATTTCGTGCTCAAACTGTGCTTTGGTTCTGAAGTAATAATCAACGCCATCAACCTCGCCAGGACGCATTTGGCGCGTCGTCATTGAAATAGAATATTGAAAATCCCGGTAGTTGCCTTCAAGCATGGCTTGTCGGACCGTTCCTTTGCCTACGCCGCTGGGACCAGACAAAACAATCAGCATTCCCCGTTCGTGCATGTGTGAACCTCTTTCGTTAAGTATTACTAAACATTTTGCACTTTTTCACCGCCGATTTCAACTGCTTCAAGACCGCGGTAATGAAAACGTCATATGGCGTAAGGTCATCTCGGCATCTTTTTTCCCCAAGGCCATCATTTCGGCAATCGCTGCGGGACGAAAGTTGAAGAGACGAGGCAGTGGCTGACTAGGTTTCAGATAAACATCGCCGTGATCAGACCCGATCCGGCCAATCCCCGTGCCACTGATGGCCACAACAAAATCAGCGCCAATATCTCTTGCAATGTCAACGGGCAGATCATTAACCACGCCACCATCAACAAAACTGGTGCCATGCCGGTCAATCGGTGTAAAAATCCCCGGCATTGCGCTGGAGGCTAACAACCACTCTCTGGCATCAGCAACCGAAAGTCCATCTATGCGCGTCACATGGGCACGTAAGTCGGGTAAGCGCGTGGTGACGGCTAAAACCGCCCGTTGATCGCGTTTTGGCGACCGCAACATCTGCTCAAGTAATGGGACAAAGTTACGTCTGGCAAAGATCGGTCCCCGCGTCTTTAAGCTGGTCAAAGACTGCCACCAATGCGCCAGTTGTTGCGGCGCCATGTGAACCGTAGCAGCAGCGTTAATGGCACCGATTGAAGAACCGATGACAAACGCAGGCACCAGTCGCGGACCCAGCACGCTCCAGACACCGGCTTGATAAGCACCATGCGCCGCCCCGCCACCAAAAACAACTGCCAATACCAACTTTGCCACCTCCAATTCTGTCACGAGCTTGCCGTTGTTACAGGTCGAATAAATTTCAAAAAGTAGTTGCAAGTTTGAACACATGTTCGTATAATGAAGTTACAAACAAACGTTCGGAGGCGCGATCATGGAAAATAAATCGTCAGCACTGCAAAATGTGACCCATCACCTTGTAGCTTCATACCGGGAATTATTCGATCTGGCAGCACCCACGATGCAAATGCCCGCCCATCAAGTGGATCTTTTCATTGATCAGGCGATGCAACGACATTACCAAATTGCACTGTATTTTAACCATGAAACCGCGCCATTTGTGGGCCACATTGTCCGACCACTTGGTGAAAAACGCTTCCTGGTTAAAGGATACCACAGCAACATTTTCCGCATCATGACCAGCACCAGTGTCAATTATATTAAACGATTCAAATAGCTTTTTCTGAATACGGCTCCTGTGACCAAGCAAAAAGCGATTCAAGTAAGACCGATGTCTCCTTGAATCGCTTTTTGTTATGCCGGAAAAAATCTACGAACATTGAATTTTTGGCGCATTCAATACCGTCACCAGTTCACCTGACTACGATGACACTTTGCCATGTTTAAACTCATCGGCCATTCTTAATAGTTCTTCGGCATGTTCAATCGTCAGCTTAGTGATTTTTTCGCCGGCCAGCATCCGCGCAATTTCCTCTACCCGCGCTTTATGGGTTAGTTTATTGACTTGGGTCGTTGTCCGACCGTCATGAACCGCCTTGCTGATGACATACTCATGATCGGCCATGGCAGCCACTTGCGGCAGGTGCGTAATACACAACACCTGCGACCTTTTGGCGATTAAGCTAATTTTATTGGCAATCGCTTGCGCAACCCGTCCGGAAACGCCGGTATCAACCTCATCGAAAATGATCGCCGTGACCCCTTCCGAGCGCGCAAAAATGGTTTTCATCGCAAGCATCAGCCGCGATAATTCCCCACCTGACGCAATTTTGGCTAACGGCTTGGCTTCTTCACCCGGATTAGTCTGAATATAAAAGACCGCTTCGTCTAACCCGTCTGCCCGAAAATCTTTGGCCTTAGTAAAATGAACCGAAAAAACCGTTTTATCCATGTACAGTGACGCCAGCTGCTCGTGGATCGCTTTGGTCAGTTGTTTGGCAGCAGCGTGCCGGCGTTTTGAAAGTGCCGCACCGAGTTTCTGAAGCTGGGCTTGAGATTCTTTTAGGTTGCTGTCTAGATCTTCAACCGATGTTTCGGCTTGTTCCATCTGATTCAATTCCGCCGCTGCCCGTTTGCCATAAGCGATCACTTCATCAAGGGTTTCGCCGTATTTGCGTTTGAGCTGATTAAATAAGTCGAGCCGTTTTTCGACTTCATCTAGGCGGCCTTCGTCAAATTCCTGATCATCGAGTTCTTTCGATAAATCATTTTGGACATCTTGCAAACTATAATACGCACTCTGCAAGTTGTCGGCAATTGCCGCAAAATCCGGATCCAAATCGGCAATGCTTTGCATACTCGACATTGCTTGACCAATTTGATCAAGTGCATTGACTTCCTCATCACTCAACAAGGCATAGCTTTCTTGCAAAGCAGCATTGATTCTTTGAAAGTTTGCCAACCGATCGCGTTCGGTACTTAAATCAGTATCTTCATGCGGTTGCAGATCGGCGCTTTGAATTTCGCTCACCTGGAATTTCAACATATCCAGTCGTTGCGCCCATTCCTGTTCATTTGCCTGTTTTTGCTTCACTGCTTGTAAGGTACGCTGATAATTTTGATAAACTTCTGCATATTGGTGGCGAATTTTCAGCAGATCATCACCGGCAAAGGCATCCAATAAACCTAGATGCGTTTCCGAATGCATCAGCTGCTGATGTTCATTCTGGCCGTGAATATCCACCAACGTTTCGCCAATCGCTTTCAAGGTGGCGGTGTTGACCAGATGACCGTTAACGCGACAAACGTTCCGGCCGCTGCGGAATAATTCGCGCTGTAACAAGACGGTGTCGTTTTGGTCCGGATCCATCACCCCGAAAGCCTGGAGTTTGGCTTCCGTCAATGGATTTGCCTGCGCGTCAAACAAACCTTCCAAGCTTGCCTTGGATGCCCCGGTTCGGATGAAATCAACCGATCCGCGCCCACCAGCCAACAAACCCACCGCATCAATAATAATTGACTTGCCGGCCCCGGTCTCACCAGTGAGCGCCGTCATCCCTGACTGAAAGCTCAACGCCAAGTTATCAATGATGGCAAAATCATGAATTGCTAACTCCTGTAACATCTTTTCACCCCACCATGGCCTCAAGTTCCGCCAATACATCGGTTGCATACTGTGCCGAGCGACAAATAATGAGAATGGATGCATCCCCGCTAATCGTCGCAAAAATTCGCCGGTCGTCCAATTGTTCGATCAGCGTCTCAACCGCGGCTGCCGTCCCTGGCAAAAGCGCCAAATGGACAAAATTATCCATTGCTTCGCCCCACTTCATCGCGGTAACCAATGTCCGCCGCAGTTTATCCGTAGCGGGCAGCTGCTTTTCCGCGGGCATACTGTAGCGATAATGTCCTTCACCTGCCGGAATCTTAACCAATTGCATTTCTTTAATATCCCGGGAAATCGTCGCCTGAGTGACCGGAATTTTCATCTCGGTCAAACGGGCCACCAAATCTTCCTGCCGTTCTATCGGCTCACTTTGAATTAAGCGTTGAATTGTCGCTTGTCGTTCGCGCTTTCGCATGTGCTCACCTCTGTCATGAATGCATTTTTAACGTGAAAAAATGCTTTACCCATAGCATAGCGCAGACGCACTAGGCTTACCAAATTTTTGCATAAATATTCAATTAAGGGCGTTTTAATGCAGCATAAGCATCACTAAGGGTTCGCTCGATATCAACAGTTGGTGCGATTTCTCCAGGGGTTTGGTCAGCATTTTGCAAATGAATTAAAAATTCAATATTGCCTTCGCCGCCTTTGATTGGACTGTACGCCAACCCTAAAACGTTATAGCCGGTGGCACTGGCAAAGTTGACGATCATCTTCAACACATCCCGATGAACCTGAGGATCGCGGACAATGCCATGCTTCCCAACATGCGCAGGCCCGGCTTCAAATTGCGGCTTAATGAGTGCCACCGCGTGACCGTGCGGCATTAAGATGGCTTTTAGCGGCGGCAAAATGAGTTTCAACGAAATAAAACTAACATCGGTCATGGCAAATTCCACGGGGCCATCGGTAAAATCTTCAGGCTTGCTATAACGAAAATTCACCCGTTCCATCACTTTCACGCGCGGATCCTCACGAAGCTTCCAAGCCAGTTGATTATAGCCGACATCCAAGGCATAGCTCATCTTGGCACCATTTTGTAAAGCAACATCGGTAAAGCCGCCAGTTGATGCGCCAATGTCAAGTACGGTTTTACCCGTCAAATCAAGCGCAAATACTTTCAGTGCTTTAGCCAGTTTAAGCCCACCACGACTTACATACGGCATTTTTTTGCCTTTCACATGCAAAATGGCATCGCCGGGGATTTTGACCCCCGGCTTATCCAAACGTTGATTGTTCTGATCATAGACTTCGCCAGCCATCACCGAACGCTTGGCCTGTTCGCGTGACTCAAATAAGCCTTGCTCCACAAGCAGTACATCGACCCGTTCTTTTTTTACTTTTGTCATGCTTGTAACACCGCCAAAATCGATTTTAAGTCGGCTGCATCAACGGTCAGGCTGTTTAACGCAGCAGTGGCTTGCTGAAACTGGGTCGCCAATGCTTGTTTGGCACCGGCTAATCCCAGCAGTTCGGGAAATGTATTTTTGTGTTCGGCCACATCCTTATCGGCGGTTTTACCTAATTCCGCGGTGGTTTTAGTCACATCATTGATATCATCTTTGATTTGAAAACCCAGACCAAAAGCAGCCGCAAAATCGGCTAAGGCAACTTGATCGGCTTCGGGAATCGCGACAAACAAACTACCCATTGCCACACCGGCCTGGATCAGCGCGCCGGTTTTAGCCTGATGCATCTGTTTGAGAGTTGCTAGGTCATATTGCGTTTGCTCGCCATCCATATCAAGTACCTGGCCTGCAACCATTCCTGAACTGCCGGCCGCTTCTGCCAGGATTTGAACAAGTGCAGCGCCTTTTTCCGGATAGTGCTGGCTTAAGATAGCAAATGCGTCAGTTAACAACGCATCCCCAGCCAAAATCGCGAGCGCTTCGCCAAATTGCTTGTGATTCGTGGGCTGACCGCGGCGAAGATCATCATTATCCATGGCCGGTAAATCATCGTGAATCAATGAATAGGTGTGCACAAATTCAAGTGCGGTTGCAGCGGGTAATGCTTCGGCAACCACGCCATCATACATAGCAACGATGCTCAATAACAGCAACGGCCGCAACCGCTTGCCGCCTGCATCAACCGAATAAGCCATCGCCGCACGCAAATGAGGATTGGCCACAGTTGCCAGTTGTTCGTCTAAAGCATGATTAATTGCTGTTTGCCAGTCGGTTAGCGTTGGACTCATTGTTGGCCTTCTTTGGGCTGAAATGGTTGGGTGGTACCATCATCGCTCACCATTTCCGTCACCGTCTTTTCTGCTGATTTCAGCGTTTTTTCGAGTTCCTGACTCAATTTGACCCCGACTTTAAATTGATCTAGGGCTTTTTCAAGCGGTACATCGCCTTGTTCTAATTGATTCACAATGCCTTCAAGTTGTGCGAGTTTTTCTTCAAAC harbors:
- a CDS encoding Stp1/IreP family PP2C-type Ser/Thr phosphatase, giving the protein MEFAYRTDIGRRRPNNQDYVGIFKNQSEATLALVADGMGGHRGGDVASEMAVSHLGYAFEKTDTAEIESIVRWLIFELQQENDMILQKAKQYTDLSGMGTTVVAVIISGTRFVVANIGDSRGYLYRNGHLVQITEDHSLVNELVKHGELTPEEAKRFPQRNVITRSLGVSSDVDADVTIYDMEFDDYLLLCSDGLTNMVDNEAIAAVLRQDMPIGSKAQELILRANAAGGPDNITALIIHQDRREPS
- the rsmB gene encoding 16S rRNA (cytosine(967)-C(5))-methyltransferase RsmB → MTPNNPRLLAVQTLTRVMGKGGYSNLTLDHVITKYQLDSRDAGLLTNIVYGVIQHQLTLDYLLAPFVKTRQLDTWVRCLLQTSVYQLQYLDKVPARAVFFDSTEIAKKLGHQGVAKFVTGVLRQAQRSGYPDPMTIADPIQRLAITSSTPVWLVKKLQAQLGETKTAKILAAINQPAHASIRVNTTKTTAAALLKALQPQFPALKESPLTPVGLVAPGGHLAGTREFADGLYTMQDESSMLVAPSLDVQPGDQVLDACAAPGGKTTHIAQYLDPDQGGRVTALDLHANKVRLIQQNAKRLDLDDRVAAQVMDARQVAANFAAESFDKILVDAPCSGLGLIRRKPEIKYTKQPEDLQHLQKIQLAILDSVAPTLKIGGRLTYSTCTMVKEENQDVVAHFLATHPEFEQVPVLTLKPLAKTHGAPALQLFPDDYDTDGFFIASLIRRK
- the fmt gene encoding methionyl-tRNA formyltransferase, yielding MTSVIFLGTPDFAVPILEGLIAQHYDVVAVMTQPDRKVGRKQKLAASPVKQAAVAHNIPVLQPEKLSGSPELAQAIALAPDLIVTAAYGQFLPTKFLQAAKIAAVNVHGSLLPKYRGGAPIQYSIINGDAETGVTIIEMVKKMDAGDMFAQAKLPLTRQDDTGTVFAKLSLLGRDLLLATLPKIIDQTAIRTPQDPEKVTFAPTITKEQEHLDIHLSARALDQWVRGLRPEVGGYVYMNGQRTKLWAITPLTATTNLPAGSVVARSKHQLVIAAGKQSTFQIDELQPAGKSKQHIADYLNGPGRDLTVGQQVITDDPE
- the priA gene encoding primosomal protein N', whose product is MATIAKVIVDVPTMQTDRPFDYLVPPRLDGALQPGMRVWVQFGKGARKVSGMVVALSDQSEYAGELKPLLDVLDPAPVLNQEMLALSKWLAETTYSFWIACMQTMLPTMLKIDAVKIAEPIALSAEEQARYFGQADSVAFNTLSDEDQVALMKLAQAEKVAISYVKKDRARVKQVFYLIPQLSAEQVAAEKQQTRKNAVKQLQLLDLIGTWAAKHERPLLTDVEHHTKLTKATINQAAAKGWLKLEAHETYRDPYPQLRHQPLTQPLPLTADQKKIVDTINQAVKAKEPKTFLLEGVTGSGKTEVYLQVIAQVLAAGQTALMLVPEIALTPQMVDRVKGRFGMHVAVMHSGLSDGEKYDEWRRIARGEAQVVVGARSAAFAPLRHIGVFIMDEEHETSYKQDSVPRYHARDVLLKRAQIHHAPVVLGSATPSLESRARAEKGVYTLLRLPQRINDQPLPPVHIVDMREAFAQGAQEDFSAPLLDALKVRLERHEQSVLLLNRRGYSSFVMCRDCGYVAKCPNCDISLTLHMDTHTLKCHYCGHEEAIPHRCPQCGSDKIRYYGTGTQKVEAQLQTLLPNARILRMDVDTTRRKGGHARILNAFGAHQADILLGTQMIAKGLDFPDVTLVGVINADTSLGLPDFRASEKTFQLLTQVSGRAGRADKPGEVFVQTFNPDHYAIQYAKRQDYEGFFRQEMAVRHQGNYPPYFFSTKIGVSHPDETQAAKAIFSLAKELRAQLSDQVIMLGPTPGPIARLKNRYIYQIVLKYKHEPALAKTLQHILEETQQSSRQGFQVTIDPEPLSFV